Proteins encoded in a region of the Brevundimonas vesicularis genome:
- a CDS encoding baseplate hub protein, whose translation MRNIPNEMAARIESGAATLCHVWRLKRADGVVMGFTDHDRDLVMDGVVCRAASGWTAGAGESAVGLAAGSVSAAGVLDDAAIAEADVAAGLFDVATVELWRVDWARPDLKVRLWAGALAKIRRQGESFVAELEGPLAKLERVVGRTYGRMCDARLGDQRCGVAAPAGRVCDNRWKTCVGTFGNGANFRGFPDVPGDDFLTAYPAGSAQNDGGEPAVRSGAITVSPSPERGGRSSRRRDRVGRAEQSESGRRAAPTPSLRDEPPPRGEGEGCAIVAAARSWLGTPYRHQASIKGVGADCLGLVRGVWREVAGEEPKVLPAYSADWAEVGGRETLLEAAGRWMRPVAVVEMRAGDVLLFRMSPGAAVKHCAILSDFGESEPRMIHAYWGRAVVESWMGVWWRRRLVAVFRFPEEV comes from the coding sequence ATGAGAAACATACCGAACGAAATGGCCGCCCGCATCGAGAGCGGGGCGGCGACGCTGTGCCATGTCTGGCGGCTGAAACGGGCCGACGGCGTGGTGATGGGGTTCACCGATCACGACCGGGACCTGGTGATGGACGGCGTCGTCTGTCGGGCGGCGAGCGGCTGGACGGCGGGAGCGGGTGAAAGCGCGGTCGGGCTGGCGGCGGGGTCGGTTTCGGCGGCGGGCGTGCTGGACGACGCGGCGATCGCTGAAGCGGATGTGGCGGCGGGTCTGTTCGATGTGGCGACGGTCGAGCTGTGGCGCGTGGACTGGGCGCGGCCGGATCTGAAAGTACGGCTGTGGGCGGGGGCGCTGGCGAAGATCCGACGCCAGGGGGAGAGCTTCGTCGCAGAGCTTGAGGGACCCTTGGCGAAGCTGGAGCGGGTGGTCGGGCGGACCTATGGGCGGATGTGCGATGCGCGGCTGGGAGACCAGAGATGCGGGGTCGCGGCGCCGGCAGGGCGGGTCTGCGACAATCGGTGGAAGACGTGCGTCGGAACGTTCGGGAATGGCGCGAACTTTCGCGGATTTCCTGACGTGCCGGGAGATGACTTCCTGACGGCCTATCCGGCCGGAAGCGCGCAGAATGACGGCGGGGAGCCGGCGGTGAGAAGCGGGGCAATTACGGTTTCTCCCTCCCCGGAACGGGGAGGGCGGTCGAGCCGCAGGCGAGACCGGGTGGGGAGGGCGGAGCAATCCGAGTCCGGTCGCCGGGCCGCCCCCACCCCGTCGCTTCGCGACGAACCTCCCCCACGAGGGGAGGGAGAGGGCTGTGCAATCGTCGCGGCCGCCCGGTCCTGGCTCGGCACGCCGTATCGGCATCAGGCCAGCATCAAGGGCGTGGGCGCGGACTGTCTGGGCCTGGTGCGCGGGGTGTGGCGTGAGGTGGCAGGCGAGGAGCCCAAGGTCTTGCCGGCCTATTCGGCGGACTGGGCCGAGGTCGGTGGGCGCGAGACGCTGCTGGAGGCGGCGGGGCGATGGATGCGGCCGGTTGCGGTCGTGGAGATGCGGGCGGGGGACGTGCTGCTGTTTCGCATGTCGCCGGGGGCGGCGGTGAAGCACTGCGCCATCCTTAGCGATTTCGGCGAGTCTGAGCCGAGGATGATCCACGCTTATTGGGGGCGTGCGGTGGTCGAAAGCTGGATGGGCGTGTGGTGGCGAAGACGGCTGGTCGCGGTGTTTCGATTTCCCGAGGAGGTTTGA
- a CDS encoding DUF2460 domain-containing protein has protein sequence MDAFHEVRLPARLAFGSTGGVERRTEITTLASGFERRSTPWALGRRRYLIGANLRSLDDMAELVAFFEARRGRLYGFRFKDFGDFKSCAPGGVISAGDQGLGVSDGVRTAFDLVKRYGDVERPIAKPVGGSVRVALSGVETTAFAVDFATGRVTLERAPEAGVSVTAGFQFDTPVRFDSDRIETTLESFEAGRMAAVPLIEVRTGA, from the coding sequence ATGGACGCCTTTCACGAGGTGCGCCTGCCTGCGCGGCTGGCGTTCGGTTCGACCGGCGGGGTTGAGCGTCGGACGGAGATCACGACGCTGGCGTCGGGGTTCGAGCGGCGGTCCACGCCCTGGGCGCTGGGGCGCAGGCGGTATCTGATCGGGGCGAACCTGAGGTCGCTGGACGACATGGCCGAGCTGGTCGCCTTCTTCGAGGCGCGGCGGGGGCGGCTGTACGGGTTCCGGTTCAAGGACTTCGGCGACTTCAAGTCGTGCGCGCCGGGCGGGGTGATCTCGGCCGGGGATCAGGGGCTGGGCGTGAGCGATGGGGTTCGCACCGCGTTCGATCTGGTGAAGCGCTACGGCGATGTGGAGCGGCCGATCGCCAAGCCGGTCGGGGGATCGGTGCGGGTGGCGCTGAGTGGTGTCGAGACGACGGCCTTTGCGGTCGACTTCGCCACCGGCCGGGTGACGCTGGAGCGCGCGCCGGAGGCGGGTGTCAGTGTGACGGCGGGGTTTCAGTTCGACACGCCGGTGCGGTTCGATTCCGATCGGATCGAGACGACGCTGGAGAGCTTCGAGGCCGGACGGATGGCGGCGGTTCCGCTGATCGAGGTTCGGACCGGCGCGTGA